The following are encoded together in the Anaerostipes caccae L1-92 genome:
- a CDS encoding class II fructose-bisphosphate aldolase, with amino-acid sequence MLVNLQNILKEAEEGGYAVPCFNVPNFEMARAAVDAASELSVPVIIGHVQVHDGLIPIENIGPQTVEYAKRASAPVCVHLDHGIDMSFVMRGIRCGYSSIMYDCSDLPFEENVTRIREFTEAAHEMGLSVEAELGTMSSTAEDSHGGPRLLGRDEIKKTFTDPDMAAEFAERTGVDALAVCFGTVHGIYAEEPMLDIARVREIRSKMPKSTRLVMHGGSGVDQEQVAEAIKAGITKINYHSYWSKAASMHVYEKLKETQGDMFYHEVQEEAYRKLKEDAKEVLLRFRGGRD; translated from the coding sequence ATGTTAGTAAATTTACAGAACATATTAAAAGAGGCGGAAGAAGGAGGGTACGCAGTTCCCTGCTTCAATGTTCCCAACTTTGAGATGGCGAGAGCGGCTGTGGATGCTGCCAGTGAACTTTCTGTGCCGGTGATTATCGGCCACGTCCAGGTTCATGACGGTCTGATTCCAATCGAAAATATCGGTCCCCAGACGGTGGAGTATGCAAAAAGGGCATCGGCTCCTGTATGTGTACATTTGGATCACGGCATTGACATGAGTTTTGTTATGAGAGGGATTCGGTGCGGATATTCCAGCATCATGTATGACTGCAGTGACCTTCCTTTTGAGGAAAATGTCACGAGAATCCGGGAATTTACCGAGGCGGCCCACGAGATGGGGCTCTCCGTGGAGGCAGAACTTGGAACCATGAGCAGTACGGCGGAGGATTCCCACGGCGGGCCGAGACTCCTTGGAAGAGATGAGATTAAAAAGACCTTCACTGACCCGGATATGGCAGCCGAGTTCGCAGAAAGAACCGGTGTGGATGCCCTTGCCGTATGTTTCGGAACGGTGCACGGAATCTATGCGGAGGAACCGATGCTCGATATTGCGCGGGTGAGAGAAATCCGAAGCAAGATGCCAAAGAGCACAAGGCTGGTCATGCACGGAGGCTCCGGCGTGGATCAGGAACAAGTGGCTGAAGCAATCAAAGCGGGGATTACAAAGATCAATTACCATTCCTACTGGTCCAAAGCAGCCTCCATGCATGTTTATGAGAAATTAAAAGAGACACAGGGGGATATGTTTTATCATGAGGTACAGGAGGAAGCGTACCGGAAATTAAAAGAAGATGCAAAAGAAGTACTTTTGAGGTTCAGGGGCGGAAGAGACTAG
- a CDS encoding HAD family hydrolase — protein MLEAVIFDMDGVIVDSEPGYYKALLRLLDEFDAYVDEEYNARYFGTTMEKLFTDTIEYLKLDTTVDYCIRRFFEIYEEVVREEGFTPIKGSLELIRALHEEGIPTAVASSSPMDHIVRITENLGVIDCFHALVTGEDCEHSKPDPEVFLKAAGQLGINPKHCAVVEDSVNGVLAGSRAGMKVLGFSNPEYGSPAHERAHKVVRSMEDVDVSTLRGLFH, from the coding sequence ATGTTAGAAGCAGTTATTTTTGATATGGACGGAGTTATTGTAGATTCTGAACCGGGGTACTATAAAGCCCTGCTGAGGCTTCTGGATGAATTTGATGCATATGTAGATGAGGAGTATAATGCACGGTATTTTGGGACTACGATGGAAAAGCTGTTTACGGATACCATTGAGTATTTGAAACTGGATACGACTGTTGACTATTGTATTCGGCGATTCTTTGAGATTTATGAAGAAGTGGTCAGGGAAGAAGGATTTACACCGATCAAAGGGTCATTGGAGCTGATCCGTGCGCTTCATGAGGAGGGAATCCCCACAGCAGTTGCATCATCGTCTCCGATGGATCACATCGTACGGATCACTGAGAATTTAGGAGTCATTGACTGCTTTCACGCACTGGTGACAGGGGAAGATTGTGAACACTCTAAACCTGATCCGGAAGTCTTTTTAAAGGCAGCAGGTCAGCTTGGAATTAATCCAAAACATTGTGCTGTGGTGGAGGATTCCGTCAACGGTGTTTTGGCGGGCAGCCGGGCAGGCATGAAGGTTCTTGGTTTCAGCAATCCTGAATACGGAAGTCCGGCACACGAAAGGGCACACAAAGTTGTTCGGTCCATGGAAGATGTAGATGTAAGTACTTTGAGAGGATTATTTCATTAA
- a CDS encoding Cof-type HAD-IIB family hydrolase — protein sequence MIRLIATDIDGTLVEEAAMNLNPEYFDVIREFRKRGVLFVAASGRQRNSIERFFEPIKDDIIFLSENGACITSREYKHVDVMDPFIVKSIMEDAMEIPGCTCALNDGETSYFDSEMLYRHMKDDYGYNAVMVDDLFKVEAGVCKVSVFHNRNAEDAVGKDFYDKWGGRIYVASAGEKWVDCMNLGVNKGNSLKRFQEHYNISADETLAFGDNINDIEMLKRAAHSFAVANAREEVKEAANFVTDSNREDGVLKVLKAVLRGELC from the coding sequence ATGATTAGACTAATTGCAACAGATATTGACGGAACTCTGGTAGAAGAAGCAGCTATGAATCTGAATCCTGAATACTTCGATGTGATCCGGGAGTTCAGAAAACGGGGAGTTCTGTTCGTAGCAGCCAGCGGACGTCAGAGAAATAGCATTGAGCGTTTTTTTGAACCGATCAAAGATGATATTATTTTCCTGTCCGAAAATGGCGCATGTATTACATCCAGAGAATATAAACATGTGGATGTGATGGACCCATTTATCGTCAAAAGCATAATGGAGGATGCAATGGAGATTCCCGGATGTACCTGTGCTCTGAACGACGGAGAGACCAGCTATTTTGACTCCGAAATGCTTTACCGCCATATGAAGGACGACTATGGATACAATGCGGTGATGGTGGATGATTTATTTAAAGTGGAAGCAGGGGTCTGCAAAGTGTCTGTGTTCCACAACCGGAATGCGGAAGATGCGGTAGGAAAAGATTTTTATGATAAATGGGGAGGCAGGATCTACGTTGCAAGTGCAGGAGAAAAATGGGTAGACTGCATGAACCTTGGAGTAAATAAAGGAAACTCTTTGAAGCGTTTTCAGGAACATTACAATATCTCGGCAGATGAGACGCTGGCTTTCGGCGATAACATCAATGATATCGAGATGCTGAAACGGGCGGCCCACAGCTTTGCCGTGGCCAATGCCAGGGAAGAGGTAAAAGAAGCCGCAAATTTTGTGACAGATTCTAATAGAGAAGACGGTGTATTGAAGGTGTTAAAAGCAGTGCTTAGGGGGGAATTATGTTAG
- a CDS encoding PTS sugar transporter subunit IIA: MMQKDKSRKPVLIKENIVLDCKAVTPEEAIIHAGELLLRSGYIKSGYISGMLSRDENFSVYLGNMLAIAHGEKGVRDQILGTGMSVLICPDGIDWHGNLVKIVMGLAAIGDEHMELLMHCANIFSDRERVERLVRCRDRERVYRMFGGI; this comes from the coding sequence ATGATGCAAAAGGACAAGAGCAGGAAACCTGTGCTCATAAAGGAAAATATCGTGCTGGACTGTAAGGCAGTGACGCCGGAGGAAGCCATTATCCATGCCGGAGAACTATTGCTGAGAAGCGGATACATAAAGAGCGGGTACATCAGCGGAATGCTTTCACGGGATGAAAATTTTTCTGTTTATCTTGGAAATATGCTTGCGATTGCCCATGGAGAGAAAGGTGTCAGAGACCAGATTCTTGGAACGGGGATGTCTGTTTTGATCTGTCCGGACGGTATCGACTGGCATGGGAATCTGGTCAAGATCGTTATGGGGCTTGCGGCTATTGGGGATGAGCATATGGAACTTCTGATGCACTGCGCTAATATTTTCAGTGACAGGGAACGGGTGGAACGGCTGGTGAGATGCCGGGACAGAGAACGGGTTTACAGGATGTTCGGAGGAATATAG
- a CDS encoding BglG family transcription antiterminator, whose protein sequence is MDQTFFSLRQIKLFQILLGQDQYLPMDQAAERLGVSTRTLFREIQGINRELGGLSVYLETKTGKGIRLSGDRESFAGCLEEISKRDSSLFYYTKEQRRALLTIEFLKRKHIEKLGYYAYKLMVSEATISNDIQAVRPWFQKHSLALERKAGLGITVTGEEENFRSAIIDFLNEKLMRADVEQFQDSRGEFRALEYFQNLGKNSNMDLLNEEILDKVIKILKKCEDEFLSRITRHSYIGLVIHLVIAIERLLSGKTITMEEELLRALKEDPYYKKAKELTAYFEEEFHIEVPESESAYVFMHLKGARMKYAVEKQDELTKMLDEYDCMIVADDLIAAFGRLMGDDFSQDKVLYQGLASHLRATLHRLNYHMRLENPLLDQIKEDFRDIFAICKSVCKVMETKYHLEVNEDEIAYLSFHFGAAIERKKAQIKQSVILNVAVVCASGIGISSFLSSSIKSRFAGTVRVSPLSVEQVALREAEGMDIIISTLKLPDQGIPVMEVGALLKEEDFGRMQAYFEILKEQKIQKKIPDVKNIRRAVCPDIVENLRIYPADASEGKEEVLRKLLGHTDMGEKQKDRCLEAVMEREKDGPVALKDRKFLIFHCNIPGNNTPVLMFFTLDHKKGTHPDFQDFDKGALMIVDKKQDKKTRDTLAVISEGFVNDERILESLEKKDPKALRCQIREYLERAKQEGDEGLL, encoded by the coding sequence ATGGATCAAACGTTTTTTTCTCTTCGGCAGATAAAGCTGTTTCAGATTCTGCTCGGGCAGGATCAGTATCTGCCGATGGATCAGGCAGCAGAGAGACTTGGAGTCAGTACGAGGACCCTGTTTCGGGAAATTCAGGGGATCAACCGGGAACTTGGAGGGCTTTCAGTATATCTGGAGACAAAAACAGGAAAAGGAATCCGGCTGTCCGGTGACCGGGAAAGTTTTGCCGGCTGCCTGGAGGAAATCTCTAAGAGAGATTCTTCTCTGTTTTATTATACAAAAGAACAGCGGCGGGCACTGCTGACCATCGAATTTTTAAAAAGAAAACATATTGAAAAACTGGGATACTATGCATATAAACTGATGGTATCCGAAGCGACAATCAGCAATGACATCCAGGCTGTCAGGCCCTGGTTTCAAAAACACAGTCTGGCGCTGGAAAGGAAAGCAGGTCTTGGCATTACCGTGACCGGAGAAGAAGAAAATTTCCGAAGCGCGATCATTGACTTTCTCAATGAAAAACTGATGAGGGCAGATGTGGAGCAATTCCAGGACAGCAGAGGAGAATTCCGTGCTCTGGAATATTTCCAAAACCTTGGAAAGAACAGCAATATGGATCTGCTGAATGAAGAGATTCTTGACAAAGTCATAAAGATACTGAAGAAATGTGAAGATGAGTTTTTGAGCCGGATCACCAGGCACTCCTATATCGGACTTGTCATCCATCTGGTCATTGCCATTGAACGGCTCCTCTCCGGCAAAACGATCACGATGGAAGAAGAACTGCTTCGTGCATTAAAGGAAGATCCCTACTATAAAAAAGCAAAAGAGCTGACTGCGTATTTTGAAGAAGAGTTTCATATCGAAGTGCCGGAATCGGAGTCGGCCTATGTATTCATGCATTTAAAAGGCGCAAGAATGAAATATGCGGTGGAAAAGCAGGACGAACTGACGAAGATGCTGGATGAGTATGACTGTATGATCGTAGCAGATGATCTCATCGCAGCATTCGGGCGCCTGATGGGAGATGATTTCAGCCAGGACAAAGTACTTTACCAGGGACTGGCGTCCCATCTGAGAGCCACACTGCACCGCCTGAATTATCATATGAGGCTTGAAAATCCTCTTTTAGACCAGATAAAAGAAGACTTCAGGGATATCTTTGCCATATGCAAGTCTGTGTGCAAAGTCATGGAGACAAAATATCATCTGGAAGTCAATGAAGATGAGATCGCCTATCTGTCCTTTCATTTCGGAGCGGCAATTGAGAGAAAGAAAGCACAGATTAAACAGTCTGTCATTCTGAATGTTGCAGTCGTCTGTGCCAGCGGGATCGGCATTTCCAGTTTTCTGTCCTCCAGTATTAAGAGCCGTTTTGCGGGGACAGTCAGAGTCAGCCCGCTGTCTGTGGAACAGGTGGCATTGCGGGAAGCGGAAGGAATGGACATTATCATTTCCACGTTAAAGCTGCCCGACCAGGGAATACCGGTTATGGAAGTCGGGGCTCTGTTAAAAGAAGAGGACTTCGGCAGAATGCAGGCTTACTTTGAAATACTGAAGGAGCAGAAGATACAAAAGAAGATCCCGGATGTAAAGAATATTCGCAGGGCAGTATGCCCGGATATTGTAGAAAATCTCCGGATCTATCCGGCAGATGCATCGGAAGGGAAAGAGGAGGTTTTAAGAAAACTTCTCGGACATACAGACATGGGAGAGAAGCAAAAAGACCGGTGCCTGGAAGCGGTGATGGAGAGAGAAAAAGACGGACCGGTGGCATTAAAGGACCGTAAATTTCTGATTTTCCACTGTAATATTCCGGGAAACAATACACCGGTCCTTATGTTTTTTACATTGGATCACAAAAAGGGGACACATCCGGATTTTCAGGACTTTGACAAAGGTGCGCTGATGATCGTGGATAAAAAACAGGATAAGAAGACAAGAGATACGCTGGCCGTTATTTCTGAAGGGTTTGTCAATGATGAGAGAATTCTTGAATCCCTTGAAAAGAAAGATCCAAAAGCACTCAGATGTCAGATCAGGGAGTATTTGGAGCGTGCAAAACAAGAAGGAGATGAGGGATTGTTATGA
- a CDS encoding P-II family nitrogen regulator, translating into MKAMKRLDIIIRPEKLEKLKEILEKKDYSGMTVFTAMGCGYQEGFIPEFEEMNFEINLLPKVVVMVVVWEEDVEDLLGAIHEELATGQVGDGRVFISPVDDVMRIRTGERGAETL; encoded by the coding sequence ATGAAAGCGATGAAACGTCTGGATATTATCATCCGTCCGGAGAAATTAGAAAAGTTAAAAGAGATACTGGAAAAGAAAGACTATTCGGGCATGACCGTATTCACGGCAATGGGATGCGGATATCAGGAAGGCTTTATCCCTGAATTTGAGGAGATGAATTTTGAGATCAATCTGCTGCCGAAGGTTGTCGTGATGGTTGTCGTGTGGGAAGAAGACGTGGAGGATCTGCTGGGAGCGATCCATGAGGAACTGGCCACCGGACAGGTGGGAGACGGAAGGGTCTTTATATCCCCGGTGGACGATGTGATGCGCATCCGCACCGGAGAACGGGGCGCTGAAACTTTATAG
- a CDS encoding ComEC/Rec2 family competence protein, protein MKAGMKKCISYLLTAVFVISAVLSAGGLQKKQVRAAEKFQIHFIDVGAGDAALLQYGDGDSARYALIDAGPDYYTRTNGSKVDTSERVHKYLTDHKVTKLEFVLLTHPHRDHIAGMINILEDENIKIDKIYGNNFDLSYSSSGNQDPDDIEDTEFSSEVYEAVKAAINVRTDTGETVYEVPAAGDSIRLGNAKITFYGPLNMDFTYGRKVDLNIRQENKYSIVCKVEYGKNSFLMTGDAQKETIQQIVSKGYDLSAQVLKVPHHGMQDVVESNKVGDWTSDHKYLFDKVNAPISVVSNGYDNKNKSPKAKTLRDLEKSDVYLTSNRGTIIVSSDGTNLSVKTEKGNSAPSYAGDYNPAKKASPTMKSVSVSSNGKNKLVPTTYSAANSYKLYEKKNVTVKFSGTPQPFTKVKSVQYKFVKKGVDNRTVPYRSGSSVAVKNGSVGRIYVKYNTWLGSTVIKLPGFTVDTSAPSSAKIKGSKSGIKTYKTSAKNRYNKKYKKSIKLTFSASYGTSGKSKVQYKIVPKGKKNTKYKWKTGNSVTYKKKKKWVRVYVKFTDKSGNTTTRKTNGFYIKK, encoded by the coding sequence ATGAAAGCGGGCATGAAAAAATGTATCAGTTACTTGCTGACAGCAGTGTTTGTTATCTCGGCTGTATTGTCAGCGGGAGGACTGCAGAAAAAGCAGGTCCGGGCGGCAGAAAAATTTCAGATCCATTTTATAGATGTGGGTGCAGGGGATGCGGCACTGCTTCAATATGGAGATGGAGACAGTGCAAGGTATGCGTTGATTGATGCAGGACCAGATTATTATACGAGAACAAACGGGAGTAAAGTGGACACCAGTGAGCGGGTGCATAAATACCTGACGGATCATAAAGTGACAAAGCTAGAATTTGTACTGCTGACGCACCCGCACAGAGATCATATCGCAGGCATGATTAATATTTTAGAAGATGAAAATATCAAGATTGATAAAATATACGGAAATAACTTTGATTTAAGCTACTCATCCAGTGGGAATCAGGATCCGGATGACATTGAAGACACGGAATTCAGCAGTGAAGTTTATGAAGCGGTGAAGGCTGCGATTAATGTAAGAACAGATACAGGAGAGACCGTATATGAAGTGCCGGCAGCAGGAGATTCTATTAGATTGGGAAATGCAAAGATTACATTCTACGGTCCGCTCAATATGGATTTTACATACGGAAGAAAAGTTGATCTGAATATTCGGCAGGAAAATAAGTATTCGATTGTCTGTAAAGTTGAGTATGGGAAAAATTCGTTCTTAATGACGGGTGATGCACAGAAGGAGACAATACAGCAGATTGTTTCAAAAGGATATGATTTGTCGGCACAAGTACTGAAAGTGCCCCATCACGGAATGCAGGATGTAGTGGAAAGCAACAAAGTAGGAGACTGGACATCAGACCATAAGTATTTGTTTGACAAGGTGAATGCACCGATTTCTGTGGTAAGCAATGGCTATGATAATAAAAATAAATCACCGAAAGCAAAGACCCTGAGAGATCTGGAGAAAAGCGATGTCTACCTGACCAGCAACCGCGGTACGATTATTGTGTCCTCTGACGGAACAAACCTGTCTGTTAAGACAGAAAAAGGAAACAGTGCACCGAGTTACGCAGGCGATTATAACCCGGCAAAGAAAGCATCACCGACGATGAAAAGCGTCAGCGTATCCAGCAACGGAAAGAACAAACTGGTGCCGACGACTTACAGTGCGGCCAACAGCTATAAGCTTTACGAAAAGAAAAATGTGACGGTTAAATTTTCAGGGACGCCTCAGCCGTTTACGAAAGTAAAGAGCGTCCAGTATAAGTTTGTCAAAAAAGGCGTGGACAACCGGACAGTTCCTTACCGCAGCGGAAGTTCTGTGGCAGTAAAGAACGGATCGGTGGGAAGAATTTATGTAAAATACAATACATGGCTCGGCTCCACCGTCATCAAGCTTCCGGGATTTACGGTCGATACTTCTGCACCTTCCAGTGCAAAGATCAAAGGCAGCAAGTCAGGCATCAAGACTTATAAGACATCTGCGAAAAACCGCTATAACAAGAAGTATAAGAAGTCTATTAAACTGACATTTTCTGCCTCTTACGGGACAAGCGGGAAGTCCAAAGTCCAGTATAAGATCGTCCCCAAGGGCAAGAAAAATACAAAGTATAAATGGAAAACAGGAAACAGTGTGACGTATAAGAAAAAAAAGAAATGGGTCCGCGTTTATGTGAAGTTTACCGACAAATCAGGAAATACGACTACGAGAAAAACAAACGGATTTTATATTAAAAAATAA
- a CDS encoding HAD family hydrolase — MEAVIFDMDGVIVDTEPGFYIVANQFLERYGKSITKEYFEQFFGGASEYMWKTTTQMLGLDVPVEECLKGTHEIREQRIREEGYEPIEGTLDLIRELHSQGIPLAVASSSSKQEIERVMDYFEITHCFQALVSGKDCEHPKPAPDVFLKTARKLCIKPEQCLVIEDSNNGVTAAKSAGMGVIGFRNLEVANQELRPADHVVTSMKDITLELCRSF; from the coding sequence GTGGAAGCAGTTATTTTTGACATGGACGGAGTGATCGTAGATACAGAACCCGGCTTTTATATTGTGGCTAATCAGTTTCTGGAGCGCTATGGAAAAAGTATTACTAAAGAATATTTTGAACAATTTTTCGGCGGCGCATCAGAGTACATGTGGAAGACAACGACTCAAATGCTTGGACTGGATGTTCCAGTAGAGGAATGTCTGAAGGGTACACACGAAATCCGGGAACAGCGAATCAGGGAAGAAGGCTATGAGCCTATCGAAGGCACACTGGACTTGATCCGGGAACTCCACAGTCAGGGAATTCCTCTGGCGGTGGCGTCATCTTCTTCCAAGCAGGAAATTGAGAGAGTGATGGATTATTTTGAAATCACTCATTGCTTTCAGGCACTGGTCAGCGGAAAAGACTGCGAACATCCCAAACCGGCTCCGGATGTATTTTTAAAGACGGCCCGGAAGCTTTGCATAAAGCCGGAACAGTGTCTGGTGATTGAGGATTCCAACAATGGAGTCACCGCTGCCAAGAGTGCCGGAATGGGCGTGATTGGATTCCGGAATTTAGAGGTTGCAAATCAGGAACTGAGACCTGCAGACCATGTGGTGACTTCTATGAAAGACATTACTCTGGAATTGTGCAGAAGTTTTTAA
- a CDS encoding ABC transporter ATP-binding protein: protein MKNIIVRLRDIEKNYGGKSVIDHLNLDVAQGEFLTLLGPSGCGKTTTLRMIGGFEDTDGGQIFLEDKDVAGKAPNHRDVNTVFQSYALFPHMNVFDNVAFGLVEKKVPKAEIKKRVDEMIELVQLQGMEKRMPSQMSGGQKQRVAIARALVNRPKVLLLDEPLGALDLKLRKQMQFELKELQKKLKITFIYVTHDQEEALTMSDRIAVMNEGRIEQLGTPVEIYNHPKTKFVADFIGESNIFEAYIEEKKGNRISLVMESGKVELDAPDFEYDEMVYVCVRPENMKASMEPRDGFTLRGTVMEHIFVGSTIKTIIELPSSQLVKMTNPPEDEVIPVGTNVYLYWLPKKAVVMHTREDRVYEIIEGAGNENEKEEQ from the coding sequence TTGAAAAATATCATCGTACGCTTAAGAGACATAGAAAAAAACTACGGAGGAAAATCTGTCATTGATCATCTGAATCTGGATGTGGCACAGGGTGAATTTTTGACCCTCCTCGGTCCGTCAGGCTGCGGAAAAACGACGACGCTTCGGATGATCGGAGGTTTTGAAGATACGGACGGCGGACAAATTTTTCTGGAAGATAAAGACGTGGCCGGCAAAGCGCCGAATCACCGGGATGTGAACACGGTGTTTCAGAGCTATGCGCTGTTTCCTCACATGAACGTTTTTGACAATGTGGCTTTTGGCCTTGTGGAAAAAAAGGTGCCGAAAGCGGAAATCAAAAAACGGGTGGATGAGATGATTGAATTGGTTCAGCTTCAGGGGATGGAAAAGAGGATGCCGTCTCAGATGTCCGGCGGACAGAAACAGAGAGTTGCCATCGCCAGAGCGCTGGTGAACCGGCCAAAGGTGCTTCTTCTGGATGAGCCGCTGGGAGCTCTGGATTTAAAATTGAGAAAGCAGATGCAGTTTGAACTGAAAGAACTGCAGAAAAAGCTGAAGATCACATTCATTTACGTGACACACGACCAGGAAGAAGCACTGACTATGAGCGACCGGATTGCAGTTATGAATGAGGGAAGGATCGAACAGCTGGGGACTCCGGTCGAGATCTACAATCACCCTAAGACAAAATTTGTAGCTGATTTTATCGGGGAGTCCAATATTTTTGAAGCTTACATTGAGGAGAAGAAGGGAAACAGGATTTCTCTCGTGATGGAGTCCGGGAAAGTGGAACTTGACGCTCCGGATTTTGAATACGATGAGATGGTCTATGTATGTGTACGGCCGGAGAATATGAAAGCGTCCATGGAACCCAGGGATGGATTTACCCTGAGAGGGACTGTGATGGAACATATTTTTGTTGGTTCCACTATAAAGACCATCATAGAACTACCCAGCAGTCAGCTGGTCAAGATGACAAATCCTCCGGAAGACGAAGTAATCCCGGTGGGTACCAACGTATATCTTTACTGGCTTCCCAAAAAAGCTGTGGTTATGCACACACGGGAAGACCGGGTCTATGAGATTATAGAGGGGGCCGGAAATGAAAATGAAAAAGAAGAGCAATAA
- a CDS encoding ABC transporter permease, producing MKMKKKSNKIPFLATVSPAIIWLILFLVLPLLYIVGISFMKKGLYGGVIQTFDLTAYKTMFQSKYMKILLDSLWLSLKTTGLCLLFGYPFAYIISNTKKKWKPFCVLLIMLPFWINSLIRTYGWNSILREQGILNTLLMQLGIIKQPLQMLYTDGAVLLGMVYALIPFTVLPLYSSIEKLDHSLLEAASDLGASKVHVFRKVILPLTMPGIFAASVQTFIPSLGYFFITDMMGGATTMNIGNVIKNQFLTARNWPLGAALAIALIAVTIVIMKLYTRVGSIEDMV from the coding sequence ATGAAAATGAAAAAGAAGAGCAATAAGATACCGTTTCTGGCAACCGTATCGCCGGCTATTATCTGGCTTATTTTATTTTTGGTGCTGCCGCTTTTGTATATCGTGGGCATCAGCTTCATGAAAAAGGGGCTTTACGGGGGTGTGATTCAGACCTTTGATCTGACAGCCTATAAGACTATGTTCCAGTCGAAGTATATGAAGATCCTGTTAGACTCACTGTGGCTGTCATTGAAGACTACCGGGCTCTGCCTGCTGTTTGGCTATCCTTTTGCCTATATCATTTCAAATACAAAGAAAAAATGGAAACCGTTTTGTGTCCTGCTGATCATGCTGCCTTTCTGGATCAATTCTCTGATCCGAACTTACGGATGGAACAGTATCCTCCGGGAGCAGGGAATATTAAATACACTCCTGATGCAGCTGGGGATCATAAAACAGCCGCTTCAGATGCTCTATACAGACGGGGCAGTCCTGCTGGGTATGGTGTATGCGCTGATCCCGTTTACAGTGCTGCCGCTGTATTCTTCCATTGAAAAGCTTGATCATTCCCTTTTGGAGGCGGCCAGCGATCTGGGAGCATCCAAGGTACATGTGTTCCGAAAAGTCATACTTCCCCTCACGATGCCGGGGATTTTCGCGGCATCGGTTCAGACCTTTATTCCGTCTCTGGGATACTTCTTTATCACAGATATGATGGGAGGAGCCACCACGATGAACATTGGAAATGTGATCAAGAACCAATTTCTGACTGCGAGAAACTGGCCTCTCGGAGCGGCGCTTGCGATCGCGCTCATCGCAGTTACCATCGTTATTATGAAGCTGTATACACGGGTCGGAAGCATAGAAGATATGGTATAG
- a CDS encoding polyamine ABC transporter substrate-binding protein, whose translation MRKTKVTVLLLLMALTVSLLAGCGGKEEEKTKDGYAKKLYLYNWTEYIPQSVMDGFEKEYGIKVVESTFTSNEEMLAKLTAGGTGQYDMTIASNYVIDAMKEQDLIEPIQMDQVKNVKYLDKSTLNQPFDKNNEYTIPYMTSFTVLCGNKKKLKELGVDIKSFNDLTNPKLKNNIVLVDDIREIAAMALKVKGYSSSTTKEDEIMSTLPWLKKLAKNVKVYDADAPKSVMISNDVAVGLMYSMDAAMAIEENKDLDVIYTKEPAQKCLDNFVIIKGAKHAKEARLFIDYVLRPENYKKVLDEYYGVCINNGTKKLLDDHYLKNPGANVDRKELKRAEYIDDVKDAASIYDDLYTKLKTE comes from the coding sequence ATGAGAAAAACAAAAGTAACAGTCCTGCTGCTTCTGATGGCACTTACCGTATCTTTGCTGGCCGGATGCGGCGGGAAGGAAGAAGAAAAAACAAAAGACGGATATGCAAAGAAATTGTACCTGTATAATTGGACAGAATATATCCCGCAGAGTGTGATGGATGGATTTGAGAAGGAATATGGCATCAAAGTTGTGGAATCCACATTTACGTCCAACGAAGAGATGCTTGCCAAGCTGACGGCCGGAGGGACCGGACAGTATGACATGACCATCGCCAGCAATTATGTGATCGATGCCATGAAAGAACAGGACCTGATCGAGCCGATCCAAATGGATCAGGTGAAAAATGTGAAGTATCTGGACAAAAGCACGCTGAACCAGCCATTTGATAAGAACAATGAATACACGATTCCATATATGACTTCATTTACAGTGCTGTGTGGAAACAAAAAGAAGTTAAAAGAGCTGGGTGTGGATATCAAAAGTTTTAATGATCTGACCAACCCGAAACTAAAGAATAATATTGTGCTTGTAGATGATATAAGGGAAATTGCCGCTATGGCGCTGAAAGTTAAAGGATACAGCTCCAGTACCACAAAGGAAGATGAGATTATGAGCACACTGCCGTGGCTTAAGAAGCTGGCGAAAAATGTGAAGGTCTATGATGCTGATGCACCGAAAAGCGTAATGATCTCCAATGACGTGGCAGTCGGTCTCATGTACAGTATGGATGCGGCTATGGCTATTGAAGAGAATAAAGACCTGGACGTGATCTATACAAAAGAGCCTGCCCAGAAATGTCTGGACAATTTTGTAATCATCAAGGGGGCAAAGCATGCTAAAGAGGCAAGGCTGTTCATCGATTATGTTTTACGGCCTGAAAACTATAAAAAAGTTCTGGATGAGTACTATGGCGTATGCATCAATAACGGTACAAAGAAGCTGCTGGATGACCATTATCTGAAAAATCCCGGTGCAAATGTCGATCGGAAAGAGTTAAAAAGGGCAGAATATATTGATGATGTAAAGGATGCGGCGAGCATCTATGACGATCTGTATACGAAATTAAAAACAGAGTAA